GACGCGCTCGGGGCCGCCTTTCTTCGGGACCGTGTTGGTAAAGAAGTCGGGATACTCGCGGGTGAGCACGTTCTGCCGACCGTCAGGGCAGACTCCGTATAGTTCGCGAACGCGCTTGACGACGACTCGCAGGCCGTCGCCGGTCTCCTCGAGCCGGCGGATGGGCTTCGGGTCAGTCATCGTCTTTCCCCCGAACCTCGCGGATTGCGTCTCGAATGTCGTCGGCCAGATCCTCCGCTCGCGCTTCGGCGTCGCTCCCGTCGTTGAACTGTTCGGCCGCGGCTTCGACGCGCTTGAGCCCTTCTTTCAGTGAACTGCCGCCCCACATCTCCCCGGCGCTCGTCGATTCGACGCGGGGCTTGTGGTATTTCTCCCACCGACTCTCGCCGCCTTCCTCAATCAACCGGACGCCCGAATCCAGCGCATCGGGACCGTCGACCGGCAGTGTGGCGGCGACCTGCTCGCGGACGGGTTCAGGAACGTCGCGCCAATCGAGGTCGGTCACGTCCCGCCAGTAGTTGCCCTTCCAGCGGTGTTTCACGACATACAGGATATGGGGCTCGCCGGTCTCATCGTCGTAGGAGACCGTCGCGGTGTACTTCTCGCGCCCGTAGCGGCCCGTTTCGCCCGGATCGGTCGTGTATATCACGTCGATCTCGTGGCCGTCGATCGACGTGCGCTCGTGTTCGTCCGGGTCGTCGTCGGGGCCGTCTTCGGTCCACTCGTGGTCTGCTATCTGGTCGCCGTACTTGGTGTTTGATCGGTCTGTCATTCGAAATCACTGACAATCGTATATTTGTGTCCGAACGTCTCGTGCAGGAACTCGACGGTATTCGGGTTATACGTCAGCCGCGGGCGGCCCTTGCGGTCGTAATACTTCCACAGGTAGCCCTCTCTCGAGGCCTCGGACTCAACGAAATAGTCCTCCGGGTTAGCCATCCGAATCACCGTCCTCGAGCGTCTGTTGTTCCTCCCACTGCCGGGCGACCGTCTCTGCTGACGGGAGATACCACCCGGCCAGCAGCGCCACGGCGACGATCGATACACCGCCGACAACGGCGGTCGCAACCGGGTGCGAGACGTCGTAGAATCCAATCTCGGCAAGCGCCGCGCCGACGGCCGACCCACCGAAGGCCGACCCGACGACGCCAAGCGCGAAGGCCGTGCCGGTCCGATCATGGAGCGGGTCGTCACTCCCCATCGTCGCTCACCTCGGACTGGGGGACGACCTCGAGCGTCCCTTGGACCCGCACGGACTCGGGAAACTCACCGGCCCGATCGGGCTCGCCGACCGCCTCGGCGACGCCGTCGGCAATCTCCTGGTAGGCCAACACGGACAGATCCTGTGCGTCGCGGACGTCTATCTCGAGGTCGACGGTTGTGTGGTCGTCACTCACGATCCTCACCCCGCGGTGCCGCAGAAGACTCGCCGACGAGCTGTCGCACGGCCGCGCGGATCGCCTCCGATCGATTCGGGTACCGGCCCCGATCAACCAGCGCATCGAGGTCTTCGAGTTGCCGGTCGGGCACGCGAAAGGATACCCGGTCCATCGTCTCGCCAGTCGTCTCGCGGTCCCGATCGGTCGTCACGGGTGCGGTCGGGCGGTCGCTCGCGGCCATCGTTAGTCGTCACCTCCGGTATCAACCGCGTCTCTGAGTTGCTCCGGCGTCCGGCCACGAATCTCGAGTACATCGTCTGGTACGAGTTGTGCGCCACACGCCGCACAGAAATGTGGCTTCCCCGTCGCACCCGCTTGAGCATCGACCCACGTGTAGTACGTACATTCAGGACACCGTGCACCACCCCACTCACCACTATCGTCGTAGGGGGCGGTTCGGGCCGGTGGCGCAGGATCTGACTCTGAGGACACTACTCGTCACCCCCGTTCACCGTCGCGTAGACCTCGCGGACTGTCTCGAGGCCGTCGTCGGTGAGATAGCGTTCGTAGTCGTAGCTCCCGGCGGCGATGTTGAACTGCTCGCGCGGGTAGGCCATGCCGTCGAAGACTGCCGTGCCGTCGATCGCGACCTGTATCCCGCCGTTGCCGTCGGGGACCAACTCGACCGTGTGCCGCTCGCTCTGTACCGCGGCGTCGATCGCTTCCGACCAGTAGCGGAACGTCTCGCGCGTCTCGTCGCTCGAGGACATGACTACTCCGCACCTCCGCGTAGATCCATCGTCACGTCGACGGCGACCGTGTCCGTCCACTCCTCACCACTCGCGGGACAGCGATGGGCGTGGTTCGCGGCCACGCGTTCGACGATGTCCTGGTTGTCCTCCGGCGTGACCGTCTCGCTGCCGGCGTCGAGCGCGCGCTCGAGTGTCCACGCGCAGGCCTCGCAGGTCGCGCGATACACGCCGTCGGCTTTCGCGACGGACTTGCTCATGCTACCCCTCCGTGGCGGGCGCGGACGTGTTCAGGGAGATCCGGATGCCGGGTCATGTGCCATCGGGGGAAATAGCGCCACTTCCGGTAGGTGCCGACGCCGACGCTTCGGCCGTCGCCCCACCGATCCGGGCTCGCATCCGCCGCACAGGATCGGCAGGTCTTGAACGCCCAGTACTCATACGGCAGGTCGGCGACGGACTTGCCACAGGTCGTACAGCGGCGATCGTCGTCACTCCCCATCGGTGACACCTCGCTGGCCGTCGGCCGGCTCGTACTTGCGCTCGAGGCCGAACTCGTCTTGAATCGCGTTGACGCGCCGTTCGATCCCTTTCGCGGACTCGTCGGGTTGACTCGGCGTGACGGCGCTCGCTTGAATCTCCCGGGCGTCCATTTCGATCAGCCGAAGGCGCTGCTCGAGGCCGGTCTTCGCCGCGAATGGGGCGACCCACCACGCGAGTCGCATCCGAAGCCGGTGGGTCACCGAGTGGCGTCGGCGGTCGTTACTCCCCATCGGTCGCACCTCCGTCCTCGATGTACTGCTCGAGATCCGCACGCCGGAGCACGTCGTCAGGGACGTCGTCGGCAGACGAGTACGCGAGCGCGCTGTAAATCGCACTCCGGTAGTTTCCGAGTCGGTACGAGTCCTCGATACACTTCCCGCACGGTGCGAGGTTGTACTTCAACACGGCCTCGGCGGGCGTTGCGGCGTCGATCGCCGACCACAACGACCCGGACGGAAGCCGCTGGCCGCACTTCGGGTGGTACGCGTAGTCGTACTCGGAGTGGTCGCACTCGGCCCGCTCGTGGACCGTCCCCGACGGGGACGCGACGAATCGGCAGTCGCCGGCCTCGTGGATCGTATCGCCGTTCGGAGCCGTCTTGGTTCGTCGCTTCGGGCGGTCGGGCTCGCTACTCATCGAAGACACCTCGCTGGTCAGTATCCAGATG
This Halopiger xanaduensis SH-6 DNA region includes the following protein-coding sequences:
- a CDS encoding ribbon-helix-helix domain-containing protein; translated protein: MAASDRPTAPVTTDRDRETTGETMDRVSFRVPDRQLEDLDALVDRGRYPNRSEAIRAAVRQLVGESSAAPRGEDRE